One stretch of Natronobacterium gregoryi SP2 DNA includes these proteins:
- a CDS encoding IS5-like element ISNagr1 family transposase — protein MSKISRFTGKVVTLAKSAVGGRGESAAPQGGGGFADYAVVSLHCLRIYLEKSYREALDLLSEMPQILAEIGLEEADLPDHSTLVKAFDRIKMAVWRVLLRLSAQLHEPSGHAAMDATFFDRENASKHYCRRTNYRVQTLKTTALVDTESQAILDVHCTTKKRHDTQIGWQLARRNAGELHSLAADKGYDWQRFRDKLREEDVRPLIKHREFRPIDHAHNARIDGTLYGQRALSETVFSVIKRTLGDAVRARSWYREFREIVLMCAVYNIKRTVN, from the coding sequence ATGTCCAAAATTTCCCGCTTCACTGGGAAGGTCGTGACGTTGGCTAAAAGTGCTGTTGGTGGCCGAGGCGAATCCGCCGCCCCGCAGGGTGGCGGCGGATTCGCCGACTACGCCGTCGTTTCGCTGCACTGTCTGCGGATTTACTTGGAGAAATCCTACCGGGAAGCACTTGACCTGTTGAGCGAGATGCCACAAATACTGGCGGAGATCGGCCTTGAGGAGGCCGATCTCCCTGATCACTCTACGCTAGTGAAAGCATTTGATAGGATCAAGATGGCAGTCTGGCGAGTGCTGCTGCGCCTGTCGGCGCAGCTGCACGAGCCATCTGGCCATGCGGCGATGGATGCGACGTTTTTCGACCGCGAAAACGCGAGCAAACACTACTGCCGACGGACGAATTACCGCGTTCAGACGCTCAAAACAACGGCTCTGGTCGATACTGAGTCACAAGCTATCCTCGACGTTCACTGCACAACCAAGAAACGTCACGACACGCAGATCGGCTGGCAACTCGCCCGCCGCAACGCTGGCGAGTTGCACAGCCTCGCCGCCGACAAAGGCTACGACTGGCAACGGTTCCGTGATAAACTCCGGGAAGAGGACGTAAGACCGCTGATCAAGCATCGAGAGTTCCGTCCCATCGATCACGCGCATAACGCGCGGATCGATGGGACTCTCTACGGCCAGAGAGCGTTGTCTGAGACCGTCTTCTCGGTGATCAAGCGCACGCTCGGCGACGCCGTGCGTGCGCGAAGCTGGTATCGTGAGTTCCGTGAAATCGTCCTAATGTGTGCCGTATACAACATCAAGCGTACCGTCAACTAG
- a CDS encoding oxidoreductase, with amino-acid sequence MSEYHNVLQSGTIGNVDVRNRLVMPPMGTNFADETGAVTDQMLDYYADRASGGAGLVMVEVAAVEYPHGKAITRQLRIDDDEFVSGLSRLADRIRAHGAAGFIQLHHAGRQTTTEETEGHQPVSASAVTDEFLGTEPRPLDTEEVEALVERFAEAADRAQRAGFDGVELHAAHGYLVGQFMSSRTNRRTDRYGGDLEDRMRFPLEIVDAIRTRVGDEFGLSVRISADEFVEEGNDLEDGKRAAKSFEDAGVDVVNVSSGTYESMPQLLEPMEYEEAWRTHLASEIGAVVDVPTIAVGVIRHPDTMNDVLTDENIDFVAVGRGHIADPEIGRKIADGRAEAIVPCISCNVGCLDDGIFASNQVSCTVNPEAGREAEFDAEPRIREQKDVLVVGAGPAGVEAATRATARGHDVTLAEQTDDLGGQLTLAAATPGKEKIDWLCNHLETKLDAAPVDVQFGARITVDDVREAAPDVVVVATGARPLVPAIEGIDREHVCHTWDLLADETTVEGDTVVVIGAGKTGCETAEQLAANGHTVSVLEMREEGAPGVERASQADASDRFADDDRITIHTDRRVTEIAPEQVITDGGKTFDADTVVLATGSEPNDELVDELTDLDLDIYVAGDAKSPNGIHTAIHDGCEIGRSIGAREPTVSPKQ; translated from the coding sequence ATGAGCGAGTACCACAACGTCTTGCAGTCAGGAACGATCGGTAACGTCGACGTCCGAAATCGGTTAGTAATGCCGCCGATGGGGACGAACTTCGCGGACGAAACTGGAGCTGTCACCGATCAGATGCTGGACTATTATGCGGACCGTGCAAGCGGTGGCGCAGGACTGGTGATGGTCGAAGTCGCCGCAGTCGAGTATCCTCACGGGAAGGCAATCACACGACAGTTACGCATCGACGACGACGAGTTCGTCTCTGGCCTCTCTCGGCTAGCGGATCGAATTCGAGCCCACGGCGCGGCGGGATTCATTCAGCTCCATCACGCCGGACGACAAACGACCACCGAAGAGACGGAGGGCCATCAGCCGGTCTCCGCATCGGCGGTTACCGACGAGTTCCTCGGGACGGAGCCACGGCCACTCGACACAGAGGAAGTCGAAGCACTCGTCGAACGGTTCGCCGAGGCAGCCGACCGTGCACAGCGTGCGGGGTTCGATGGTGTCGAACTACACGCCGCACACGGGTACCTGGTCGGCCAATTCATGTCGAGTCGAACCAATCGACGGACCGACAGATACGGTGGCGATCTCGAGGACAGGATGCGGTTCCCCCTCGAGATCGTCGACGCGATCCGAACACGTGTCGGCGACGAGTTCGGCCTCAGCGTCCGCATCAGTGCCGACGAGTTCGTCGAGGAGGGGAACGATCTGGAAGACGGCAAACGGGCTGCGAAGTCGTTCGAGGACGCTGGAGTCGACGTCGTCAACGTGAGTTCGGGCACCTACGAGTCGATGCCGCAGTTGCTCGAGCCGATGGAGTACGAGGAGGCCTGGCGGACACACCTCGCGAGCGAAATCGGTGCCGTCGTCGACGTTCCCACGATTGCTGTCGGTGTGATCAGACACCCCGACACGATGAACGACGTTCTCACCGACGAGAACATCGACTTCGTGGCGGTCGGACGCGGCCACATCGCCGATCCAGAGATCGGTCGAAAGATCGCCGACGGTCGGGCCGAGGCGATCGTCCCCTGTATCAGTTGCAACGTCGGCTGTCTCGACGACGGGATCTTCGCCAGCAACCAAGTCAGTTGCACGGTAAATCCCGAAGCAGGTCGGGAAGCCGAATTCGACGCAGAGCCACGCATCCGGGAGCAAAAAGACGTTCTCGTCGTCGGTGCTGGCCCTGCCGGCGTCGAGGCAGCGACGCGTGCAACAGCCCGCGGTCACGATGTGACACTGGCCGAACAAACCGACGACCTCGGTGGACAGCTCACACTTGCCGCGGCAACGCCAGGGAAAGAGAAGATCGACTGGTTGTGCAACCACCTCGAGACGAAACTCGATGCAGCGCCGGTCGACGTACAGTTCGGGGCGCGGATAACTGTCGACGACGTACGGGAGGCTGCTCCGGATGTCGTCGTAGTGGCGACCGGCGCACGCCCGCTGGTCCCCGCCATCGAGGGTATCGACCGGGAGCACGTCTGTCACACGTGGGATCTGCTCGCGGACGAAACCACCGTCGAGGGCGACACTGTCGTCGTGATCGGCGCTGGAAAAACCGGCTGTGAAACTGCAGAACAGCTCGCAGCAAACGGACACACGGTCTCCGTCCTCGAAATGCGTGAGGAGGGCGCGCCGGGAGTGGAACGAGCCTCCCAGGCCGACGCCAGCGATCGATTCGCCGACGACGATCGGATCACGATCCACACCGACCGGCGAGTGACAGAGATTGCGCCAGAGCAGGTAATCACCGACGGCGGGAAGACGTTCGACGCCGACACTGTCGTGCTTGCGACCGGCAGCGAACCCAACGACGAACTCGTCGACGAGCTAACCGACCTGGATCTAGACATCTACGTGGCTGGCGACGCCAAGAGTCCAAACGGTATCCACACCGCTATTCACGACGGCTGTGAGATCGGTCGGTCGATCGGAGCACGCGAGCCGACAGTAAGTCCGAAACAGTGA
- the serS gene encoding serine--tRNA ligase, whose product MLDRTYLRENPDEVRDALDDRGADVDFDEILELDERWRELKARGDELRHDRNEITERIGTLVSEGKQDEKDEAIEKSKELKAEIHDVETEAAELQTELEQRMLEMPQIPHESVPLGVDERHNVEDRRWGFDALRDLPEEVTPHYDLGEELDIIDEARGAKTTGSGFYFLKGDGARLEHALVQFMLDVHREQGYIDLFPPVPVKSESMRGTGQLPKFADDAYRLGGSNDEEYEDDDLWLCPTAEVPVTNMYADDILLQDDLPLKHQAYTPNFRREAGEHGTETRGIVRVHQFNKVELVNFVEPEDSYDRLEELLDEAEEVLRRLGLPYRILELCTGDLTFASAKTYDIEVWAPGDDMEDGPDRGGRWLEVSSASNFEDFQARRAGLRYRPERHESAEYLHTLNASGLALPRVMVAILEYYQNEDGTVTIPEALRPYMDGQDVIEGHEKVGESALGAGERE is encoded by the coding sequence ATGCTCGACCGGACGTATCTACGAGAGAACCCCGACGAGGTCCGCGACGCCCTCGACGACCGGGGTGCCGACGTCGACTTCGACGAGATTCTCGAACTCGACGAGCGGTGGCGGGAGCTGAAAGCCCGCGGCGACGAACTGCGCCACGACCGAAACGAGATTACCGAACGGATCGGTACACTCGTCTCGGAGGGGAAACAGGACGAAAAAGACGAGGCCATCGAGAAATCGAAGGAGCTGAAAGCAGAGATTCACGACGTCGAGACCGAAGCCGCCGAACTCCAGACCGAACTCGAGCAACGAATGCTCGAGATGCCACAGATTCCCCACGAGAGCGTCCCACTCGGCGTCGACGAGCGACACAACGTCGAGGACCGACGCTGGGGGTTCGACGCCCTGCGCGACCTACCCGAGGAGGTGACACCTCACTACGACCTCGGCGAGGAACTGGACATCATCGACGAGGCCCGCGGCGCTAAAACGACCGGGTCGGGCTTTTACTTCCTCAAGGGTGACGGCGCGCGCTTAGAGCACGCCCTGGTCCAGTTCATGCTGGACGTTCACCGCGAACAGGGCTATATCGATCTCTTTCCACCGGTACCCGTCAAAAGCGAGTCGATGCGTGGCACCGGCCAACTCCCCAAATTCGCCGACGACGCGTACCGACTCGGCGGGAGCAACGACGAGGAGTACGAAGACGACGACCTCTGGCTCTGTCCGACCGCGGAGGTTCCCGTCACCAACATGTACGCCGACGACATCCTCCTCCAGGACGACCTCCCACTGAAACACCAGGCCTACACACCGAACTTCCGGCGCGAGGCAGGCGAACACGGCACCGAAACCCGCGGCATCGTCCGCGTCCACCAGTTCAACAAGGTCGAACTCGTCAACTTCGTCGAACCCGAGGACAGCTACGACCGACTCGAGGAACTGCTCGACGAGGCCGAAGAAGTCCTCCGTCGGCTCGGGTTACCGTATCGCATTCTCGAACTCTGTACCGGCGATCTCACGTTCGCCAGCGCCAAAACCTACGACATCGAAGTCTGGGCACCCGGCGACGACATGGAGGACGGCCCCGACCGCGGCGGTCGCTGGCTCGAGGTCTCGTCGGCGTCGAACTTCGAGGACTTCCAGGCTCGACGTGCCGGCCTTCGCTACCGGCCCGAGCGCCACGAGAGTGCCGAATACCTCCACACGCTGAACGCCTCGGGTCTGGCGCTTCCGCGAGTGATGGTCGCTATCCTCGAGTACTACCAGAACGAGGACGGAACGGTGACGATCCCCGAGGCGCTGCGCCCGTACATGGACGGCCAGGATGTCATCGAGGGCCACGAGAAGGTCGGCGAGAGCGCACTGGGTGCGGGCGAACGCGAGTAA
- a CDS encoding potassium channel family protein — protein MDPLEGEASVSIEYEPVNVKDVLVEMKDTAELLIDLSYSAVLHSSEEIAREVLRLEERMDVLEMRARMGLMMAVRNPDDAEQLAPVLGIVAAADDVSDAAGDIAKIVLEDIGLPEAMRAALPEAVETLVRGVVDPDSAYVDRTLAAIDLESETGVRVIALRRGDEWLLNPGPETAIRADDVALLRGPDVAIGDVCETMTGTTDEPPVTDTPGVEDLERAVDTIVHMKNLSELAVDLAYSAVLFDSEPLAEEVRNLEVEVDALESRFEAWTLRAAADAPDPIALRGLIHLGSATEVISDAAIDISEGVLREIDVHPVVQLAVEESDEIITRVEVDPSSDLDGTAIVGGVPNTESTMSVIAIRRPGDGWLLVGDADAEIRGDDVLISKGTRTAAAAFEELAAS, from the coding sequence ATGGATCCGCTCGAGGGTGAAGCGTCGGTATCGATCGAGTACGAGCCAGTCAACGTCAAAGACGTGCTCGTCGAGATGAAAGACACGGCGGAGCTGTTGATAGATCTCTCTTATTCTGCCGTGTTGCACTCGAGCGAGGAGATCGCCCGAGAGGTGCTGCGTCTCGAAGAGCGAATGGACGTCCTCGAGATGCGGGCACGGATGGGGCTGATGATGGCCGTCCGAAATCCGGACGACGCCGAGCAGCTCGCACCCGTCCTCGGTATCGTCGCTGCCGCGGACGACGTCAGCGACGCCGCCGGCGACATCGCCAAGATCGTACTCGAAGATATCGGTCTTCCCGAGGCAATGCGGGCGGCGCTTCCCGAGGCCGTCGAGACGCTCGTCCGTGGCGTCGTCGATCCCGACTCGGCGTACGTCGATCGAACGCTCGCGGCGATCGACCTCGAGTCCGAGACCGGCGTCCGCGTGATTGCGCTTCGCCGTGGGGACGAGTGGTTGCTCAATCCCGGTCCCGAGACGGCGATCAGGGCCGACGATGTCGCACTCTTGCGTGGCCCGGACGTCGCGATCGGCGACGTCTGCGAGACGATGACCGGGACGACCGACGAGCCGCCCGTCACCGACACGCCCGGCGTGGAAGATCTCGAGCGGGCAGTCGACACCATCGTCCACATGAAGAACCTCTCGGAGCTCGCGGTCGATCTGGCCTACAGCGCCGTCCTCTTCGACAGCGAGCCGCTGGCGGAGGAGGTTCGGAATCTGGAGGTCGAGGTCGACGCCCTCGAGTCGCGGTTCGAGGCGTGGACGCTCCGGGCGGCCGCAGACGCCCCCGATCCGATCGCGCTCCGTGGACTGATCCACCTGGGTAGCGCCACCGAGGTCATCAGCGACGCTGCGATCGACATCAGCGAGGGCGTCCTCCGAGAGATCGACGTCCATCCAGTCGTCCAGTTGGCCGTCGAAGAGAGCGACGAGATCATCACTCGCGTCGAGGTCGACCCCAGCAGCGACCTCGACGGAACCGCGATCGTCGGCGGCGTCCCCAATACCGAGTCGACGATGTCCGTAATCGCCATCAGACGACCGGGCGATGGCTGGTTGCTGGTTGGCGACGCCGACGCCGAAATTCGGGGCGACGACGTCCTCATCTCGAAGGGGACGCGAACGGCCGCGGCGGCGTTCGAGGAGTTAGCAGCGAGCTAG
- a CDS encoding carboxylate--amine ligase, with translation MHAAPPTVLLLDGDYDNALAIATELSEDLEATVVGVGTTPHSRLLRSTYCDAGRVLPPPDDPDYPRALLETIERDRPDVVLPVGYDSMAATQSIRKAIPDDVALCLPSEAAFNAAADKGETLRLGRRLGLETPAEYSDVVADLEADGRPTPDGVLPFPVFLKARWENGGVTTTPVDEPGAFWDGYDRIAAAAPDGDVLVQEYVDGTGSTHACGLLCIDGEVELTMTHEELRSVPRHGGSGTHLRLGPDAAVATAARQLLEEIGWHGIALVEFKRRADGTPVLMEINPKFWASYALASEFGYRFASTLVADRLELDLELPIGSPESSGEMVFPLRELQFAAKNRDRETLREVLSTLSTRGAAWDVEPTDLGAWLTPPASLVERLPESARRSTTERTVTEPTKPIRSRR, from the coding sequence ATGCACGCGGCTCCACCGACGGTCCTCCTGCTCGACGGCGATTACGACAACGCGCTGGCGATCGCAACGGAACTTAGCGAGGATCTCGAGGCGACGGTGGTCGGCGTCGGGACGACCCCACACAGCAGACTGCTGCGCTCGACGTACTGCGACGCCGGCCGGGTGCTCCCGCCGCCCGACGATCCGGACTATCCCCGGGCACTGCTCGAGACGATCGAACGGGATCGGCCCGACGTCGTGCTCCCGGTGGGCTACGACTCGATGGCGGCGACCCAGTCGATCCGGAAGGCGATCCCCGACGACGTCGCACTCTGTCTTCCCTCTGAAGCGGCCTTCAACGCCGCGGCGGACAAAGGGGAGACGTTACGGCTGGGGCGGCGGCTGGGCCTCGAGACGCCGGCGGAGTACTCGGACGTCGTGGCAGACCTCGAGGCGGACGGCCGACCGACTCCGGACGGCGTTCTCCCGTTTCCGGTCTTCCTGAAAGCCCGCTGGGAGAACGGCGGCGTGACGACGACACCGGTCGACGAACCGGGCGCGTTCTGGGACGGCTACGATCGGATCGCGGCCGCTGCGCCGGACGGCGACGTGCTGGTCCAGGAGTACGTCGACGGCACCGGCTCGACCCACGCCTGTGGACTGCTCTGTATCGACGGCGAGGTCGAACTCACGATGACCCACGAAGAACTCCGGTCGGTGCCCCGTCACGGCGGCAGTGGGACCCACCTCCGACTCGGGCCGGACGCTGCGGTCGCAACGGCCGCACGGCAGTTGCTCGAGGAGATCGGCTGGCACGGCATCGCGCTCGTCGAGTTCAAGCGCCGGGCCGACGGGACGCCGGTGCTGATGGAGATCAATCCGAAGTTCTGGGCGTCTTACGCGCTGGCAAGCGAGTTCGGCTACCGGTTCGCCTCGACGCTGGTCGCCGATCGGCTCGAGCTCGATCTCGAATTGCCGATCGGCTCGCCGGAATCGAGCGGCGAGATGGTGTTCCCGCTCCGGGAACTGCAGTTCGCAGCGAAAAACAGGGATCGTGAGACGCTCCGAGAGGTGCTCTCGACGCTGTCGACGCGCGGTGCGGCCTGGGACGTCGAACCGACCGACCTCGGCGCGTGGTTGACGCCGCCAGCGTCACTCGTAGAGCGGCTTCCGGAGTCCGCAAGGCGATCCACGACGGAGCGGACGGTAACGGAACCGACGAAACCGATACGGAGCCGACGATGA
- a CDS encoding prenyltransferase/squalene oxidase repeat-containing protein has product MTATQTTEPRDVESTSRAPIVSLCRETLAYARERDYTGWDYADGLSSASLQKLPFESKLLNLAVQEGIKRAPVNLRPYFSVEQRRNYKGAALFAMANLDVYALTGEETYAREARNLVEWLLAADNDWCRGFCGGGHRHPLQDLSSETASTPGEVSGVVSTCYAVQALLQAADVLEEPEYARVARTTTEFVFESLDYTECNEGARINYTAENGGKNEASAPYTLNANALGARLLLELGAHFDEQRWCEAGEAILDYVASKQTATGGWMYTDPPTASHLSMDNFHNGFILESLLRYRELADSSRFDATIDRGLSFYRAELFADDGAPNWDESSAYPQDTHAAAQGIITFTAAGDLEFARRIIDWTTDALYAGDGQFYYQQRRFYTKRFTLMRWCQAWMAYALSTYERARRDRQV; this is encoded by the coding sequence ATGACCGCGACGCAAACGACCGAGCCACGAGACGTCGAATCGACCTCGAGAGCCCCGATCGTCAGTCTGTGCCGCGAGACGCTTGCGTACGCACGCGAGCGAGACTACACCGGTTGGGACTACGCAGACGGGCTGAGCAGCGCTTCCCTCCAGAAACTCCCGTTCGAGAGCAAACTGCTGAACCTCGCGGTCCAGGAGGGAATCAAGCGAGCACCGGTCAACCTGCGTCCGTACTTCAGTGTCGAGCAACGGCGCAACTACAAGGGCGCGGCGCTGTTCGCGATGGCGAACCTCGACGTCTACGCCCTGACCGGCGAGGAAACGTACGCTCGAGAGGCACGGAACCTCGTCGAGTGGTTGCTCGCGGCGGACAACGACTGGTGTCGCGGCTTCTGTGGCGGCGGGCACAGACACCCCCTGCAGGACCTCTCGAGCGAGACGGCGTCGACGCCGGGCGAGGTGTCGGGGGTCGTCTCGACCTGCTACGCGGTGCAGGCGCTGCTCCAGGCAGCGGACGTCCTCGAGGAACCGGAGTACGCTCGGGTCGCGCGGACGACGACCGAGTTCGTCTTCGAGAGCCTCGACTACACCGAGTGTAACGAGGGTGCCCGGATCAACTACACGGCCGAAAACGGTGGGAAAAACGAGGCGAGCGCACCCTATACCCTCAATGCGAACGCGCTGGGCGCGCGGCTCCTGCTCGAACTCGGAGCACACTTCGACGAGCAACGGTGGTGCGAGGCAGGCGAGGCGATCCTCGACTACGTCGCGAGCAAGCAGACGGCGACCGGCGGCTGGATGTACACCGATCCGCCGACGGCCTCTCACCTCTCGATGGACAACTTCCACAACGGCTTCATCCTCGAGTCGCTGCTCCGGTACCGAGAACTTGCGGACTCGAGTCGGTTCGACGCGACGATCGACCGTGGACTGTCGTTCTACCGGGCGGAACTGTTCGCGGACGACGGCGCGCCAAACTGGGACGAGTCGAGCGCGTACCCCCAAGACACTCACGCGGCTGCCCAGGGGATAATCACGTTCACCGCGGCCGGCGACCTCGAGTTCGCCCGCCGCATTATCGACTGGACGACCGACGCGCTGTATGCGGGTGACGGTCAGTTCTACTACCAGCAGCGACGGTTCTATACGAAACGGTTCACCCTGATGCGGTGGTGCCAGGCCTGGATGGCCTACGCGCTGTCGACGTACGAGAGGGCGCGCCGGGACAGGCAGGTGTAA